A region of Arabidopsis thaliana chromosome 5, partial sequence DNA encodes the following proteins:
- the EMS1 gene encoding Leucine-rich repeat transmembrane protein kinase (EXCESS MICROSPOROCYTES1 (EMS1); CONTAINS InterPro DOMAIN/s: Protein kinase, ATP binding site (InterPro:IPR017441), Serine/threonine-protein kinase domain (InterPro:IPR002290), Leucine-rich repeat-containing N-terminal domain, type 2 (InterPro:IPR013210), Leucine-rich repeat (InterPro:IPR001611), Serine/threonine-protein kinase-like domain (InterPro:IPR017442), Serine/threonine-protein kinase, active site (InterPro:IPR008271), Protein kinase-like domain (InterPro:IPR011009), Protein kinase, catalytic domain (InterPro:IPR000719), Leucine-rich repeat, typical subtype (InterPro:IPR003591), Tyrosine-protein kinase, catalytic domain (InterPro:IPR020635); BEST Arabidopsis thaliana protein match is: Leucine-rich repeat transmembrane protein kinase (TAIR:AT4G20140.1); Has 1807 Blast hits to 1807 proteins in 277 species: Archae - 0; Bacteria - 0; Metazoa - 736; Fungi - 347; Plants - 385; Viruses - 0; Other Eukaryotes - 339 (source: NCBI BLink).): MAFLTALFLFLFFSFSSSAIVDLSSETTSLISFKRSLENPSLLSSWNVSSSASHCDWVGVTCLLGRVNSLSLPSLSLRGQIPKEISSLKNLRELCLAGNQFSGKIPPEIWNLKHLQTLDLSGNSLTGLLPRLLSELPQLLYLDLSDNHFSGSLPPSFFISLPALSSLDVSNNSLSGEIPPEIGKLSNLSNLYMGLNSFSGQIPSEIGNISLLKNFAAPSCFFNGPLPKEISKLKHLAKLDLSYNPLKCSIPKSFGELHNLSILNLVSAELIGLIPPELGNCKSLKSLMLSFNSLSGPLPLELSEIPLLTFSAERNQLSGSLPSWMGKWKVLDSLLLANNRFSGEIPHEIEDCPMLKHLSLASNLLSGSIPRELCGSGSLEAIDLSGNLLSGTIEEVFDGCSSLGELLLTNNQINGSIPEDLWKLPLMALDLDSNNFTGEIPKSLWKSTNLMEFTASYNRLEGYLPAEIGNAASLKRLVLSDNQLTGEIPREIGKLTSLSVLNLNANMFQGKIPVELGDCTSLTTLDLGSNNLQGQIPDKITALAQLQCLVLSYNNLSGSIPSKPSAYFHQIEMPDLSFLQHHGIFDLSYNRLSGPIPEELGECLVLVEISLSNNHLSGEIPASLSRLTNLTILDLSGNALTGSIPKEMGNSLKLQGLNLANNQLNGHIPESFGLLGSLVKLNLTKNKLDGPVPASLGNLKELTHMDLSFNNLSGELSSELSTMEKLVGLYIEQNKFTGEIPSELGNLTQLEYLDVSENLLSGEIPTKICGLPNLEFLNLAKNNLRGEVPSDGVCQDPSKALLSGNKELCGRVVGSDCKIEGTKLRSAWGIAGLMLGFTIIVFVFVFSLRRWAMTKRVKQRDDPERMEESRLKGFVDQNLYFLSGSRSREPLSINIAMFEQPLLKVRLGDIVEATDHFSKKNIIGDGGFGTVYKACLPGEKTVAVKKLSEAKTQGNREFMAEMETLGKVKHPNLVSLLGYCSFSEEKLLVYEYMVNGSLDHWLRNQTGMLEVLDWSKRLKIAVGAARGLAFLHHGFIPHIIHRDIKASNILLDGDFEPKVADFGLARLISACESHVSTVIAGTFGYIPPEYGQSARATTKGDVYSFGVILLELVTGKEPTGPDFKESEGGNLVGWAIQKINQGKAVDVIDPLLVSVALKNSQLRLLQIAMLCLAETPAKRPNMLDVLKALKEI, encoded by the coding sequence ATGGCGTTTCTTACCGCATTGTTcctgtttctcttcttctctttttcgaGTTCCGCCATTGTTGATCTTAGCTCGGAAACAACTTCTCTCATCTCCTTCAAGCGCTCACTAGAAAACCCATCTCTCCTTTCTTCATGGAACGTTTCGTCTTCCGCGTCTCACTGCGATTGGGTTGGCGTTACGTGTCTGCTTGGACGAGTCAACTCGCTCTCCTTACCGTCTTTGTCTCTGAGAGGCCAGATTCCGAAGGAAATTTCGAGTTTGAAGAACCTTAGAGAGCTTTGTCTTGCCGGAAATCAATTCTCCGGGAAGATTCCGCCTGAGATTTGGAATCTAAAACATCTCCAAACCCTTGACCTCTCAGGAAATTCTCTCACCGGACTTCTCCCGAGGCTACTCAGTGAGTTACCTCAGCTTCTCTACCTCGACCTTAGTGACAACCACTTCTCCGGTTCACTTCCTCCATCGTTCTTCATCAGCTTACCTGCACTGTCTTCTCTTGACGTCTCCAACAACTCTCTCTCCGGCGAAATCCCTCCTGAAATCGGGAAACTGAGTAACCTCTCCAATCTTTACATGGGACTCAACTCATTTTCCGGTCAAATTCCGTCGGAGATTGGTAACATCTCGTTGCTGAAGAACTTTGCTGCAccttcttgcttcttcaatGGACCGTTACCAAAGGAGATTTCGAAACTGAAACACTTAGCAAAGCTCGACCTTTCTTATAATCCACTCAAGTGTTCCATTCCCAAATCGTTTGGAGAGTTGCATAATCTGAGTATACTAAATCTTGTCTCCGCAGAGCTTATTGGATTGATCCCACCAGAGCTTGGTAATTGTAAAAGCCTCAAGTCACTGATGCTGTCTTTCAATTCTCTCTCTGGACCTTTGCCATTGGAGCTTTCAGAGATTCCTCTGTTGACGTTTTCTGCTGAAAGGAATCAGCTTTCGGGTTCATTGCCTTCATGGATGGGGAAATGGAAGGTACTGGACTCACTTCTGTTAGCTAACAATCGGTTTTCAGGTGAAATCCCTCATGAGATTGAGGATTGTCCAATGTTGAAACATCTCAGTCTAGCTAGCAACTTGTTAAGTGGTTCGATTCCTAGGGAGCTCTGTGGTTCAGGTTCGTTGGAGGCGATTGATCTCTCTGGGAATTTGCTTTCTGGAACAATTGAGGAGGTCTTTGATGGATGTTCCTCTCTTGGAGAGTTGTTACTTACTAATAATCAGATCAATGGCTCTATTCCTGAGGATCTTTGGAAGCTTCCATTGATGGCACTTGACTTGGATTCCAACAACTTCACAGGAGAAATCCCAAAGAGTCTCTGGAAATCAACGAACTTGATGGAGTTTACAGCTTCTTATAATCGTCTAGAAGGTTATTTGCCTGCAGAGATTGGTAATGCAGCTTCACTGAAGCGGTTGGTTCTCAGTGATAATCAGTTAACAGGTGAAATCCCAAGAGAGATTGGAAAACTCACATCTTTGTCTGTCTTGAATCTGAATGCAAACATGTTTCAAGGGAAGATACCAGTTGAGCTCGGTGATTGTACTTCTTTGACTACATTGGATCTAGGCAGCAACAATCTTCAAGGACAGATTCCAGACAAAATCACTGCTCTCGCTCAGCTTCAGTGCCTGGTTCTCTCTTACAACAATCTCTCCGGGTCAATTCCATCAAAACCCTCTGCTTATTTCCATCAGATTGAGATGCCTGATCTCAGCTTTCTTCAGCACCATGGGATATTTGATCTCTCCTACAATAGATTGTCTGGCCCTATACCAGAAGAACTTGGCGAGTGTTTGGTATTGGTAGAGATTTCACTGAGCAACAACCATCTCTCTGGAGAGATTCCAGCTTCACTCTCTCGTTTGACCAACCTCACAATCCTGGATCTATCTGGAAATGCACTGACTGGATCTATTCCAAAGGAGATGGGCAACTCTCTTAAGTTGCAGGGATTAAACTTGGCGAATAATCAGCTCAATGGCCATATTCCAGAAAGCTTTGGCTTGTTAGGTAGCTTGGTGAAGCTAAACTTGACTAAGAACAAGCTTGATGGACCGGTTCCTGCTTCTCTTGGGAACTTGAAAGAGCTTACACACATGGACTTGAGCTTTAACAACCTAAGTGGCGAGCTTTCATCAGAACTGTCTACAATGGAAAAACTTGTCGGCCTCTACATTGAGCAGAATAAGTTCACCGGGGAAATACCTTCAGAACTTGGTAATCTTACGCAGCTGGAGTACCTTGATGTTTCTGAGAACTTGTTATCTGGAGAGATACCAACAAAGATCTGTGGATTGCCCAATCTGGAGTTCTTGAATCTAGCCAAGAACAATCTGCGAGGAGAGGTGCCGAGTGATGGTGTTTGTCAGGATCCTTCCAAGGCATTGCTTTCAGGGAACAAAGAGTTGTGTGGCAGAGTGGTTGGATCAGATTGCAAGATCGAGGGAACTAAGTTGAGGAGTGCTTGGGGGATTGCAGGACTCATGCTTGGCTTTACGATCAtcgtttttgtgtttgttttctctctgcGCAGATGGGCTATGACAAAGAGAGTGAAGCAAAGAGATGATCCAGAGCGAATGGAGGAAAGCAGATTGAAAGGGTTTGTTGATCAGAACCTGTATTTCTTAAGTGGAAGCAGATCAAGGGAGCCTTTAAGCATCAATATAGCAATGTTCGAGCAGCCGCTTCTGAAGGTGCGTTTAGGAGATATTGTCGAGGCTACAGATCATTTCTCTAAGAAGAACATTATAGGAGACGGTGGTTTTGGGACGGTTTACAAAGCTTGTTTACCAGGTGAGAAAACAGTAGCGGTGAAGAAGCTAAGTGAAGCCAAAACGCAGGGAAACCGAGAATTCATGGCAGAGATGGAGACTCTAGGGAAAGTGAAGCATCCGAATCTTGTGTCTTTGCTTGGATATTGCTCTTTCAGTGAAGAGAAGCTTCTGGTATATGAGTATATGGTAAATGGAAGCTTAGATCACTGGTTAAGGAACCAAACTGGGATGCTAGAGGTTCTGGACTGGTCAAAACGCCTCAAAATCGCAGTTGGAGCTGCAAGAGGTCTAGCTTTCCTACATCACGGTTTCATCCCTCACATTATACACAGGGACATCAAAGCGAGCAACATTCTGTTAGATGGTGATTTTGAACCAAAGGTGGCGGATTTTGGGCTAGCAAGACTAATTAGTGCCTGTGAATCCCATGTTAGTACAGTCATAGCAGGGACTTTCGGGTATATCCCACCGGAGTATGGTCAGAGTGCCCGAGCCACAACCAAAGGAGATGTCTATAGCTTTGGCGTGATACTATTGGAGCTTGTCACAGGGAAAGAGCCAACCGGTCCAGACTTTAAGGAGAGTGAAGGAGGGAACTTGGTTGGTTGGGCGATTCAGAAGATCAACCAAGGGAAAGCTGTGGATGTTATTGATCCACTGCTCGTATCTGTGGCTTTGAAGAACTCTCAGCTTCGTCTGCTTCAGATAGCTATGCTTTGTCTTGCTGAAACGCCAGCTAAGCGCCCTAACATGCTTGATGTGTTGAAGGCTCTTAAGGAGATATGA